The Leucoraja erinacea ecotype New England unplaced genomic scaffold, Leri_hhj_1 Leri_462S, whole genome shotgun sequence genome segment gcatcatgttcagcacaaatatagtgggccaaagtgcccgttcctgtactgtacttgcCTATCTATGTATCAAATTTCATGTTTAATTTTAGGCTGGGATTTACTGGATCAACTTACTTGATCATTTCTGTGCCGGGTGGATTCTCATGACAGTGGCTCTTCTGGAACTCATCGGCCTGGGCTGGATCTATGGTAGGTGTGCCGAGACAACATGGGAAgcgacaaaacaaaaacaaagtaatTTGTCTGAAAAAAACCCAAGAAGAGCATCTTTGAGTTTCTTCAAAGTTACTAGGGTGATGTTGAATGGTTCAGTGTTACTTTATTGTGGGGAAAAAAGATAGAACgtactggagtaatttagcaggtcgggcagcatccctggagaacatggacgtctcgggtcgggacacttcctcTGATTATAGGGGCaaggggggaaagctggaaggaggggggggggggggcaaggtggaagaaaggaggggcaggTCATCCATTATTGAGACATACAcctcggtacagtgaaattccttgttttgcTTACAATTcaataaaaatcttactatacatagcacaatcatacttaattaAAAATAATGTGATAGTAGATTACACAGAGACAGTGCACACAATGTGAATCTACTTAACTTCATCTACAGAATAAAAGTATTGTCCTCAACCGCCAAGGCCTTTTGCCATTTCATTCCATATTCACAAGACACAATAACCTTCTGTGTCCTTTGCTCATGACCCCTTGTATTGCTGAGGTACTGGATATTTTAACTGAAGTATTTGCTGCAAATTAATTCTTGGTCacatatagtgcattcagaaagtatttaggCCCCTGCAGTTTTTCCACATATTGGTACGTttgcagccttattttaaaattgattataattttttttttttaaatcatcaatctacgcacaataccccagaatgaagaaacaaaaacaggtatttagaaatttttgctatgtaaataaaaataaataactgaaatatcacatttacataagtattcagaccctttgctatgacactcaaaactgAGCTtaagttcatcctgtttccattgattattcttgagacgtttctacaacttgattggagtccatcagtggtaaatttaattgattggacatgatttggaaaggcacacacctgtctatataagatcccacggttgacagtgcatgtcagagcaaaaaccaagccatgaaggtgaaggaattgtccgtagacctgcgagacaggattgtgtcgagatacagatatggggaagggtataaaaccatttctgcagcattgcatgtCCCGAAGAGCACTGTGGCCTCCGTCGTTCTTACATCGAAGAATTttaaaaccaccaggactcttcatacagCTGGCCGTCTGgtaaaactgagcaatcggggagaagggccttggtcagggaggtaaccaagaacccgatggtcactttgtcagagctccagagttcctctgtggagatgggataaGCTTCACGAAGGACTACTATATCTggagcactccaccaatcagacaTTTATGGTTGATTGGCCAGACGGAAGGGACTCCtcaataaaaggcacatgacaccctgcttggagtttgccaaaaggcatgagaaacaagattctcttgtctgatgaaaccaagattgaactcttttcgCCTGAATGCTAAGTTTTATGTCTGGAGAAAACCAgctacctggccaataccatacctacggtgaagcatggtggtggcagcatcaaggtgtggggatagaaacatataaattaggtgcaggagttggccactcagcccttcgagcctgcaccgccattcaataatatcatggctgatcatccaactcagtatcctgtacctgccttctctccataccccctgatacctttcgcCACAagcaccacatctaactccctcttaaatatagccaatgaactggcctcccgtggcagagaattccagagattcaccactctctgtgtgaaaaatgttttcctcatcttggtcctaaaagatttcccccttatccttaaactgtgaccccttgttctgaacttccccaacatcgggaacaatcttcctgcatctagcctgtccaaccccttaagaattttgtacgtttctataagatcctccctcaatcttctaaattttagcgagtacaagccgagtttatccagtctttcttcatatgaatggcctgacatcccaggaatcagtctgatgaaccttctctgtactccctctatggcaagaatgtctttcctcagattaggtccaaaactgtacgcaatactccaggtgtggtctcaccaaggccctgtacaactacaatagaacctccctgctcttatactcaaattattttgctatgaatgctaacataccatttgctttcttcactgcctgctgcacctgcatgcctacttttaatgactggtgtaccatgacacccaggtctcgttgcatctccccttttcctaatcggccaccattcagataatagtctttcctgtttttgccaccaaagtagataacctcacatttatccacattatactgcatctgccatgcatttgcccactcacccagcctatccaagtcacctttcagcctcctagcatcctccccacagctaacactgccccccagcttcgtgtcatccgcaaacttggagatgttgtattcaattccctcgtccaaatcattaatatatattgtaaatggctgggggtcccagcactgagccttgcggtaccccactagtcactgcctgccattgtgaaaaggacccgtttactcctactctttgcttcctgtctgccagccagtttctctatccacatcaatactgaacccccaataccgtgtgcgttaagtttgtatactaatctcttatgtgggaccttgtcaaaagccttctgaaagtccagatataacaaatccactggttctcccttttgcactctactagttacatcctcgaaaaattgtttttcggggatgtttttcagcggcaggaactgggagactagtcaggattgagctaagatgaacggagcaaagtacagagagatccttgatgaaaatttctggacctcagactggggcagaggttcaccttccaacaggacaacgactctaagcacacagccaagataatgcaggagtggctttgtgacaatgaGCTTGAGTGCTCCAGCTAGAGCCCGGACTTgagcccgatcgaacatctctggagggacctgaaaatagctgtgcattgatgctccccatccaacctaacAGAGCTTGAAAGGATTTGCAGagtagaatgggagaaattacccaaatacaggtgtgccaagcctgtagtgtcatacccaagaagacttgaggctgtaatcgctgccaaaggtgcttcaacaaagtactgagtaaagggtctgaatacttatgtaaatgtgatatttcagttatttctttttaattacttgtgAAAATTTCTAAGCAcctgttttcattttttaattatggggtaattgtgtgtaaattgatgataaaaaaaaaaagaatttaatccatttttgaataatgctgtaacgtaacaaaatgtggaaaagtgaaggggtctaaaTACTTCCTGAATGCACTCTAGACCAAATGAAGATATGGTGAATAcggagtcttttacctagagtagacaAATTAAGAATCAGAAGACTTGAGTTTATGGTGAAAGGGTACGAttaagacaggtactataacagctttaaaagacacttggacaaatatatggtgaggaaaggtttagaaaataGGCTAAACATGGTCAAATGGAACTTCTTAAATAGGAATTCTTGGCTGGCGTGGATGAGTTGGCctgatggtctgtttcctttccatgctgtacgactcaatgactctaaactTCCCCTAAAGACAAGATGATACATTATTGAGTATCTCTACATTACTGCTGTCCACAGGGGTGAACAGATTCATCAGGGACATTGAGACGATGATTGGGGAGAAGGATTGGATGTTCTGGCTGTGGTGGAGAGTGTGCTGGTGTTTTATCTCACCGTGCTTGTTGGTGGTAAgagtttaattattttattaatgaAAATCACCAATTGTCTAACTCATTGCATCTCTGACATCTTTCTGTGCAATTATTTGAAACAGGTGGTCTTAGCTTGGTCTTTGGTCACATTCACCCCACCAACATACGGACTCATCGAGTACCCCACCTGGGCAATAGCTCTCGGCTGGTGTACAATCATCTTCAGCATTATGTGGATCCCCATCATTGCCATTGTGAAAGTTGTCCAAGCTGAGGGCTCCACATTGTACCAGGTGAGGACACAACTTGGTAAACAGAATATGAAGTATCCTCACTCCTTAACATATCATGTCTGCAAGATTCCTGGAAAGTTAGAGATCAAAATTGAGacgtttagttttattattgtcacgtataaagagaaaagctttgttttgcatccaatcagatcagatgtaccagacacaaatacaatcaagtcaagatcgtacaataggtagaatgaagggaaggatacagagtgcagaatatttctcagcattgtaactcaTCAGTTCAACAGACAAAGCCCAAAATCCACaacagggtagaggtgaatttgacagtaccctagtttatggaaggaccgttcagaagcgtGATAACAGAGGGATAGAAGCTGTTACTGAgactatcatatcatatcatatcatcatcaaaatcacagcacagaaggccaaaagcggtcaagaactaagatttagtaatatagatagatttcaGGAAATAATTGAACATATTTATAGAGGAGTGGATTTTGGGCTTTGAGGGCGGGACACAGAGAAATAATAAAATTCAAtgctatgaaaaaaaaaaaaaaataaaacaatgcttgaatcacccccccccccctctcctccccccccccccccccctcccctttctcctcctctctccccaccccccccccctccccctcctcctccccccctcccctcctcccccccctccccccatcccccctctcccccccctcctcccccctctcccccctctccccccccccctcctcaaccccctcccccccctcccctccccctctctccctcctccctcccctccccaccatctccctcttttccccccccccccctccccccctccacacactccctaccgcctctcccctcccctccccctcccctctacacaccactcccctccctcctccccccccctctccccaccctcctctccccacctcaccccccccccctcaccccacccctctctcacccccccccctctctccccccctcccccctctcccccctctctctcccctccatccctcccctccacaccccctctcagcaccactctctctctcccctcactctcaccctctctctcctcccccacctttcccccctcacccacacttcctcttctccccctctccacccccatcccttttgcccctctctgtgtctctaaccccgcacccctcccccatcctctctagatgtgactgcaagttgggggctatgcgtcagtggtgtgtgtaaaaggagcaaattaataatattaatataatatcaaggggggtaattagcgtgagtgcgggggggggggggatagttagtgtgggtGACGCT includes the following:
- the LOC129693892 gene encoding sodium- and chloride-dependent neutral and basic amino acid transporter B(0+)-like gives rise to the protein MFPSFLRTKRLSVTIAICLSFYVLGLVYVTQAGIYWINLLDHFCAGWILMTVALLELIGLGWIYGVNRFIRDIETMIGEKDWMFWLWWRVCWCFISPCLLVVVLAWSLVTFTPPTYGLIEYPTWAIALGWCTIIFSIMWIPIIAIVKVVQAEGSTLYQKISAACVPAPDWGPYLEQHRVERYRNNPDLQKL